A DNA window from Fragaria vesca subsp. vesca linkage group LG3, FraVesHawaii_1.0, whole genome shotgun sequence contains the following coding sequences:
- the LOC101310685 gene encoding pentatricopeptide repeat-containing protein At1g62680, mitochondrial-like: MEERGCKPNIVSYNTIIDGLCEDTLIDVGLKLFSEMISKDIAPDVVTYTSLIDGLCKLGQWQEATRLLEQMLSKSVSPDVITFNIFVDTICKAGMVVKAKSVPDMMMQRHIEPDTVTYCSLMDDYCMRGEMDKAKEVIDLIISKGSMVDGHSCNMLINGYFKAKTIDQATKIFKEMHSLEVVPDTITFNTLIDDLCKAGRIEDAEQLLSKMQSCGQLPDDSWTLSPCLDN; the protein is encoded by the coding sequence ATGGAAGAAAGAGGATGCAAGCCAAACATAGTTTCTTACAACACCATTATCGACGGGCTTTGCGAGGACACACTAATTGATGTAGGATTGAAGCTTTTTTCTGAAATGATCAGTAAGGATATTGCTCCAGATGTTGTCACTTACACATCACTGATTGACGGACTTTGCAAACTTGGCCAGTGGCAAGAAGCTACAAGGTTGCTGGAGCAAATGCTGAGTAAAAGCGTCTCCCCCGATGTCATCACCTTCAATATCTTTGTTGATACAATTTGTAAGGCAGGGATGGTCGTGAAAGCTAAAAGTGTGCCTGACATGATGATGCAAAGACATATTGAGCCTGATACAGTTACATATTGCTCTCTTATGGACGATTATTGTATGAGAGGAGAAATGGATAAAGCGAAAGAAGTCATTGATCTTATTATTAGCAAGGGCTCCATGGTTGATGGTCATAGTTGTAACATGTTAATTAACGGATATTTCAAGGCTAAAACGATTGATCAGGCTACAAAAATTTTCAAGGAAATGCATAGTTTGGAAGTCGTTCCTGATACCATAACTTTTAACACCCTCATTGATGATCTTTGCAAAGCTGGGAGAATTGAAGATGCAGAACAGTTGTTATCCAAGATGCAAAGTTGTGGCCAGCTTCCGGATGATTCATGGACTTTGTCACCATGTCTTGATAATTGA
- the LOC101312133 gene encoding peroxisome biogenesis protein 5-like, which yields MAMRELVTGGAACAVPGSSSSSNPFGNLANALLNSSAKGQDLKELPSSLPTSSSGAQFYPEAHGQQQLPGSEFDQQLIPPGAQSLEFLRNFNSVGGNGMLENAWDEVQGSQPPPMHRPQVMYDRGGPAPQLQPALDGPPQRVLSSFLHSFVESSRGGIPFRPTQLPVLGLSAGDKQCIRDRSSIMARHFFADKSEDFINGQVNALLCSLDIDGDANSKRPLPVRFRELEGYWNESQAIQKPGAQATDGWVTEFSQHRVDRGDPNAWAHSFEQQHGANGWASEFEQEQSQMMSADHMRGGNMASLAAMEQTRMLANTLAQNEDPKFQKSRFLQFVSKMSRGELIIDDNQVKQATSSAAGDWAGEYQQQYNAGSNWANEYVHGELSRANQWANEFGSEQEQRGSVDDQWVNQFSKLHVDDWAEEFGNQVGEGILGDGSADSWANAYDEFLNEQVASKQRLDSSRGVYVFSDMNPYVGHPNPLKEGQDMFHKGLLSEAVLALEAEVLKNPDNAEGWRLLGIAHAENDDDQQAIAAMMRAQEADPTNLEVLLALGVSHTNELEQSAALKYLYGWLRNHPKYGVLARPELSDSLYYADVARTFNEAAQMSPEDADVHIVLGVLYNLSREYDRAIESFRTALKLKPQDYSLWNKLGATQANSVQSADAILAYQQALDLKPNYVRAWANMGISYANQGMYEDSIRYYVRALTMNPKADNGWQYLRISLSCASRSDMLEACDSRNLDILQKEFPL from the exons ATGGCGATGCGTGAGCTTGTCACCGGCGGAGCCGCCTGCGCCGTACCGGGCTCATCGTCGTCCTCCAATCCTTTCGGCAATCTCGCCAACGCTCTTCTCAACTCCTCCGCCAAAGGCCAG GACTTGAAGGAGCTGCCGTCTTCGCTGCCGACGAGTTCCTCCGGCGCTCAGTTTTACCCGGAGGCGCATGGCCAGCAGCAGCTGCCGGGGTCGGAGTTTGACCAGCAGCTCATACCTCCCGGAGCTCAG AGCTTAGAGTTTCTTCGCAACTTCAACTCTGTTGGTGGCAATGGAATGCTTGAGAACGCGTGGGATGAGGTTCAAGGCTCGCAGCCTCCTCCTATGCACCGCCCTCAGGTCATGTATGACCGTGGGGGCCCCGCTCCTCAGCTTCAACCGGCTTTGGATG GGCCACCACAGAGAGTGCTGTCAAGCTTTTTGCACTCATTTGTTGAAAGTAGCCGTGGTGGGATACCTTTCCGTCCTACTCAACTTCCGGTGTTAGGATTGTCTGCTGGTGACAAGCAATGCATACGTGATCGCAGCAGCATCATGGCCCGACACTTTTTTGCAGATAAGAGCGAGGATTTTATAAATGGGCAG GTAAACGCACTTCTATGTTCGCTAGATATCGACGGTGATGCCAACAGTAAAAGGCCTCTCCCTGTAAGGTTCCGGGAACTAGAGGGTTATTGGAACGAATCCCAAGCTATTCAGAAACCTGGTGCTCAGGCTACAGATGGGTGGGTCACAGAATTTAGCCAACACAGAGTAGATCGTGGTGATCCTAATGCGTGGGCTCACTCATTTGAGCAACAACATGGTGCCAACGGTTGGGCATCTGAATTCGAGCAG GAACAGTCTCAGATGATGTCTGCAGATCATATGAGAGGTGGAAATATGGCAAGCTTAGCTGCAATGGAGCAGACTCGTATGCTTGCAAATACATTGGCACAGAATGAGGACCCAAAATTTCAG AAGTCAAGATTTCTCCAGTTTGTATCAAAGATGAGTCGTGGTGAACTAATTATTGATGATAATCAAGTCAAGCAGGCCACGTCTTCTGCTGCTGGAGATTGGGCAGGAGAATATCAACAGCAGTACAATGCAGGTTCTAATTGGGCTAATGAATATGTGCATGGGGAG CTATCTCGTGCCAATCAATGGGCAAATGAGTTTGGTTCTGAACAAGAGCAGCGTGGATCAGTTGATGATCAGTGGGTCAATCAGTTCTCTAAGTTGCATGTCGATGACTGGGCAGAGGAATTTGGAAATCAGGTTGGTGAAGGAATACTGGGGGATGGTTCTGCTGATAGCTGGGCTAACGCATATGATGA GTTCCTAAATGAGCAAGTAGCTTCCAAACAACGATTGGATAGTTCAAGGGGCGTCTATGTCTTTTCTGATATGAACCCTTATGTTGGTCACCCAAACCCATTAAAAGAAGGCCAGGACATGTTCCATAAAGGTCTTTTGAGTGAAGCAGTGCTTGCTTTAGAAGCTGAAGTGCTCAAGAACCCTGACAATGCTGAAGGTTGGAGGCTACTTGGAATAGCACATGCAGAAAATGATGATGATCAACAG GCTATTGCAGCCATGATGCGTGCACAGGAGGCTGATCCAACTAATCTAGAAGTGCTTCTTGCTCTTGGAGTGAGTCATACTAATG AACTGGAGCAGTCGGCTGCTTTGAAATATTTATATGGATGGCTACGTAATCATCCAAAGTATGGAGTGCTTGCCCGACCAGAACTGTCAGATTCTTTGTACTATGCTGAT GTTGCTAGAACTTTCAATGAAGCTGCTCAAATGTCACCCGAGGATGCTGATGTGCATATAGTTCTCGGTGTCCTTTATAACTTGTCAAGAGAATATGACAGAGCCATTGAGTCCTTCAGGACAGCCTTAAAACTGAAGCCACAGGATTACTCTCTTTGGAACAAGCTTGGAGCAACACAAGCGAACAGTGTTCAGAGTGCTGATGCAATATTGGCTTATCAACAG GCGCTAGATTTGAAGCCCAACTATGTTCGTGCATGGGCTAATATGGGTATCAGCTACGCCAACCAG GGTATGTATGAGGATTCCATACGTTACTATGTCCGAGCACTTACCATGAATCCAAAGGCAGATAACGGTTGGCAGTACTTGAGAATTTCTTTAAG TTGTGCTTCTAGGAGTGACATGTTAGAAGCTTGTGATTCTCGGAATCTTGATATTCTTCAGAAGGAGTTTCCATTATAA
- the LOC101312709 gene encoding F-box protein At-B-like, whose product MEPQKKKQHQKQEPAMVTGLETLPTCVLVTAILPKLEIETLCSLACVSTAMNSSVSQALPSLSSLNLAAFSGNAQILSGVVGRCRGVSSLTLNCLRLNDSSLPGFLGKNLQELNLLCCSLMSYRVFASIGEACPNLRALVLELVDLESPEAFKTNLDKMLDGCLCLESLSIKLRWRGAGAHFDQPFLFFLPKTLKSIKLQPVHEEGIIRFTSLNDAFRNYLPRAIDSTPVGRSAFGFALQRLSLVLDVITDQLIVVIGICDNLVEIDLEDRPDHVPLPNHDLTSVGLMSLASNFRLKTLSLVRGRQHCQASFKGVDDMAMFVFSKYCTTLESVRLYGFSRVSDAGYASVLQSCPKLKKFEVRNAELLTDLTFVDLSRFSCSLVEVKLIACCLITSETVNQLTSSGVLEVLDLCGCRSIADSCLVSIASLHSLTMLNLSGADISDYGLSVLGKGTPPITHLCLRNCKGVTDEGVILLFLGGGTIGKTLSSLDLGHIPGISDKAVYTIAVAGTEITELCLRYCSSVTDSSLEALATRKQCQDDCKLFRRLDLFNCKGLSADSFRLLKRPFFHGLHWLGVGNTRLNSKGCPALSEIGDEKPWLTICLDGCEMGCHDGWQFHDGKCGYLSSW is encoded by the exons ATGGAACCGCAGAAGAAGAAGCAGCACCAAAAACAAGAACCGGCAATGGTGACCGGTCTGGAGACCTTACCCACCTGCGTGTTGGTTACCGCCATCCTCCCCAAGCTGGAAATCGAAACCCTCTGCTCTCTCGCTTGCGTCAGCACAGCAATGAACTCCTCAGTCTCCCAGGCCCTTCCCTCACTCTCCTCCCTCAATCTCGCC GCGTTTTCTGGCAATGCCCAGATTCTGAGTGGCGTTGTTGGTCGCTGCAGAGGGGTTAGTAGCCTCACGCTCAACTGCCTGCGTCTGAACGACTCGTCGTTGCCGGGTTTTCTGGGCAAGAATCTCCAAGAACTGAACTTGCTGTGCTGCTCCTTGATGTCGTATCGAGTTTTTGCTTCAATTGGAGAGGCTTGCCCCAATCTCAG GGCGCTTGTGCTGGAATTGGTAGACCTGGAATCACCTGAAGCTTTTAAGACCAACCTGGACAAAATGCTTGACGGGTGTTTGTGCTTGGAG TCTTTATCTATAAAGCTTCGGTGGAGAGGTGCAGGTGCTCATTTTGATCAGCCGTTTCTGTTCTTCCTGCCTAAAACTCTCAAAAGCATCAAGTTGCAGCCTGTGCATGAGGAAGGCATAATCCGTTTCACTAGTTTGAATGATGCATTCAGGAACTATTTGCCGAGAGCTATTGACAGCACCCCTGTTGGTAGATCCGCGTTTGGATTTGCATTGCAGCGCTTGTCACTTGTCTTAGATGTTATAACAGATCAGCTAATTGTTGTCATTGGCATTTGTGACAATTTGGTGGAGATAGATCTTGAAGACAGACCAGATCATGTACCGTTGCCAAACCATGACTTAACCAGTGTGGGGCTTATGAGTCTGGCCTCTAATTTTCGTTTGAAGACATTGTCTCTTGTAAGAGGTAGACAGCACTGCCAAGCCTCGTTTAAGGGAGTGGATGATATGGCCATGTTTGTTTTTTCTAAGTATTGCACCACTCTAGAATCAGTAAGACTTTATGGGTTCTCCAGAGTCAGTGACGCTGGCTATGCATCAGTCCTACAATCCTGTCCGAAACTGAAGAAATTTGAAGTGCGTAATGCCGAACTTTTGACAGACTTGACCTTTGTTGACCTTAGTCGGTTCTCATGTTCTCTTGTTGAGGTGAAATTGATAGCATGCTGTCTTATAACTAGTGAAACCGTGAATCAGCTCACCAGTTCTGGGGTGCTGGAGGTGCTTGACCTGTGTGGCTGTCGGAGCATAGCAGACTCCTGCCTCGTCTCCATTGCATCGCTTCATAGCTTAACCATGCTGAATCTTTCAGGAGCTGATATATCTGATTACGGCTTATCTGTTCTTGGGAAAGGGACTCCACCCATCACACATTTGTGTCTGAGAAACTGCAAGGGTGTGACTGATGAAGGAGTTATACTATTGTTTCTTGGAGGAGGCACAATAGGCAAAACACTATCATCCTTGGATTTAGGACACATACCAGGAATATCTGATAAAGCAGTATACACAATTGCTGTGGCTGGTACGGAGATCACAGAGTTGTGTCTTAGGTATTGCTCCTCTGTGACCGATTCATCCCTAGAAGCTTTGGCTACAAGGAAGCAGTGTCAAGATGATTGTAAACTATTTCGGAGGCTTGATCTTTTCAATTGCAAGGGTTTGTCTGCTGACTCATTTAGGTTGCTGAAGAGGCCTTTCTTCCATGGACTGCACTGGCTTGGTGTCGGGAATACTCGTCTGAATAGTAAAGGATGTCCAGCTCTCAGTGAAATTGGTGATGAAAAACCATGGCTGACAATATGTTTAGATGGCTGTGAAATGGGTTGTCATGATGGATGGCAATTCCATGATGGTAAGTGCGGTTACTTGAGCAGTTGGTAA
- the LOC101312424 gene encoding COP9 signalosome complex subunit 6a-like produces the protein MAESSSSGLTFKLHPLVMVNISDHYSRVKSQMNPPIASHSATATTTTNGSEAAVETASSSSSSAAPSPRVFGCVIGVQRGRTVEIFNSFELLYDPETHSLERGFLEKKQELYKKVFPNFYILGWYSTGSDAQESDMTIHKALMDINESPVYVLLNPVINPAQKDLPITIYESELHVIDGVPQLIFVSSSYTIETVEAERISVDHVAHLKPSDGGSAATQLAAHLTGIHSAIKMLNSRIRVLHHYLQAMQKGDIPCENSLLRQVSSLLRRLPAVESGKFQDDFLMEYNDTLLVTYLAVLTNCSSTMNELVDKFNTAYDRHSRRGGGGRTTFF, from the exons ATGGCGGAGTCGTCGAGCAGCGGTCTCACCTTCAAGCTCCACCCTCTGGTGATGGTCAACATCTCCGACCACTACTCCCGTGTCAAGTCTCAGATGAACCCTCCCATCGCCTCCCACAGCGCCACGGCAACAACAACCACCAACGGCTCCGAAGCCGCCGTCGAAACGGCGTCGTCTTCCTCGTCCTCCGCCGCACCGTCCCCGCGAGTTTTCGGCTGCGTCATCGGCGTCCAGCGAGGCCGCACCGTCGAGATCTTCAACAGCTTCGAGCTCCTCTACGATCCCGAGACTCACTCGCTCGAGCGTGGCTTCCTCGAGAAGAAGCAGGAGCTCT ATAAGAAGGTTTTCCCTAATTTTTACATACTGGGATGGTACTCGACCGGGTCTGATGCTCAGGAATCCGATATGACTATTCACAAAGCT TTGATGGATATCAATGAGAGCCCTGTTTATGTTCTCCTCAACCCTGTGATCAATCCTGCTCAGAAGGACCTCCCGATCACTATTTACGAGAGTG AGCTGCATGTCATTGATGGGGTTCCACAGCTAATATTTGTCAGTTCAAGCTACACAATTGAG ACGGTGGAAGCTGAACGTATCTCAGTTGATCATGTTGCTCATCTTAAACCATCTGATGGAGGTTCAGCTGCAACTCAAT TGGCTGCTCATCTTACAGGAATCCACAGTGCCATCAAGATGCTCAATAGCAGAATTAGAGTGCTTCATCACTATCTTCAAGCTATGCAGAAAG GAGATATACCCTGTGAAAATTCACTGCTAAGACAAGTATCAAGTCTTCTGAGAAGGCTGCCAGCTGTTGAATCAGGGAAATTTCAAGATGACTTTTTGATG GAATACAATGACACATTGCTGGTTACATATCTAGCTGTGCTTACCAACTGCTCAAG TACAATGAACGAGCTGGTCGACAAGTTCAATACTGCTTACGACAGGCATAGCCGAAGAGGTGGAGGAGGACGAACTACTTTCTTCTGA